The sequence GCAGGTCCTTCGGACTGCTCGGCCGCCGTATCCCTGTCGGAGTGCTCCTCCAGGGCCTGGGCGAAGGCGTTCGTCCGCCGGTGCGCCGATACGTTCGCGATCACTGGCGGCACCTCCTCTCGTCATGACGGGTCGGCTCCCCAGGGGGTCCTGAGGGTTGCACCCCCTGACCACGACAACTCGATCGAGTGATCGAAGACGGCCAGGGTGTGACCACAGGGAGCCTGTATCCCGCACAACGAGCGGCTCGGCACTTGGGTTACGGACGACGGATGATCGGACCGTGAAGTCAACAGACTTTCACGGAGGGTGAGTTGGACGTCGCTGAGCGTATGGATTCATGAGGGGATCCATACGGAGTCGTACCGGGGGCCGGTCCGGCGGGCCGGCTGTGTGGCGTCGAGCGTGCGGGATGCGGGGTCTCAGCGGGCGTCTTCCGGGAGGAGCCGGGCCAGGGTGCGCACGGCCCGGTACTGGAGGGTCTTGATCGCGCCTTCGTTCTTGCCCATGACGCGGGCGGTCTCGGCGACCGAGAGGCCCTGGAGGAATCGCAGGGTCACGCACTCCTGCTGCTGGGGATTGAGGCGGCGAACGGCGTCCAGCAGTGCCGCGTTCGAGAGGGACTCCAGGACGGAGTCCTCGGGTGAGCGCTCGACCTCGTTGGCGTCGAGCATCTCGCCGGTGGTCACTTCGAGCCGGAAACGGCTCGACTTGAAGTGGTCCGCGACGAGGTTGCGGGCGATGGTGACCAGCCAGGCGCCGAAGTCACGGCCCTGCCAGGTGAATGTTCCGATGCGGCGCAGTGCGCGCAGGAACGTCTCGCTCGTGAGGTCTTCCGCGGTCGCCTTTCCGCCGACGCGGTAGTAGATGTAGCGGTACACGGTGTCGCTGTACTGGTCGTAGAGCCGGCCGAAGGCCTCGGCCTCTCCGGCCTGTGCGCGCTCCACCAGTTCCATCATCCGGGCGCTGTCACTGTCTGCGGCCGGGCGGCGTGCGGGGGTGGCTGGCGCGCTCGAACGGCCTCGTCTGCCGACCGCCGCGCTTCCCTCGGCCAGTGCGTAGCACGGGCCGACGGGCGCGACGGAGACAGCGAGGGCGGGGACGGCGTACGCGGTGGGGACGAAGCCGCGCAAGCGGTCGAGGACCGTTGCGCGCAGCGTAGCCAGGCCCGAGGCGTCAACCCCGACGTGTGGGTACACGGGACTCCCAGAGGCAGAGCTTCCATCACGTGCAGTACCGGACCGTTCACCCGTCGTAGCGAAAGGTGGGGTCCGTTATGCGTCTGAGGAGAATAACGCTTCGTACAGGCAGTGCTACACCCAGTTGCTCAAATCATCGATTACGTCGCTTCTGTAACCGAATGACGCCTGATCAAGTGCCGGATCATGACCGGTTGTTGATCGATTCGTTTCGCGTTCCGTCTGAGTCCAGGGCGTGTTGTGGCCGGGTGCCGTCAACGTGACTGAGGGGGACGGCCCCGCCCCGAAGGGGCGCGCGGCAGGGCATGGCGGGGCGAGGTGGGGCGGGCAGGGTGGAGGGGCCGCGCTAGCGGCGGCGGCGGTGCAGGGCGATCGCGGCAGCCGTGCCGCCGGCGACCGCGCCGACCCCGGCGGCCGCCGGGATGCCGACCTTCGCGGCCTTGCGGCCGGTGCGGTAGTCGCGCAGCCGCCAGTCGAGGGTGCGGGCGTGCTTGCGGAGCTTGGCGTCCGGGTTGATCGCGTACGGGTGTCCGACCAGCGAAAGCATCGGGATGTCGTTGTGGGAGTCGCTGTACGCGGCGCAGCGGCCGAGGTCCAGGCCCTCCGCGGCGGCCAGCGCGCGGACCGCCTCCGCCTTGGCGGGGCCGTGCAGCGGTTCGCCGACGAGCTTGCCGGTGTATACGCCGTCCACGGATTCCGCGACCGTGCCGAGGGCACCGGTCAGGCCGAGGCGGCGGGCGATCACGGTGGCGAT is a genomic window of Streptomyces sp. NBC_00414 containing:
- a CDS encoding ECF subfamily RNA polymerase sigma factor, BldN family, producing MYPHVGVDASGLATLRATVLDRLRGFVPTAYAVPALAVSVAPVGPCYALAEGSAAVGRRGRSSAPATPARRPAADSDSARMMELVERAQAGEAEAFGRLYDQYSDTVYRYIYYRVGGKATAEDLTSETFLRALRRIGTFTWQGRDFGAWLVTIARNLVADHFKSSRFRLEVTTGEMLDANEVERSPEDSVLESLSNAALLDAVRRLNPQQQECVTLRFLQGLSVAETARVMGKNEGAIKTLQYRAVRTLARLLPEDAR